The proteins below are encoded in one region of Deltaproteobacteria bacterium:
- a CDS encoding DUF4442 domain-containing protein has product MLSETVGSLKNALSVEAPGRNFIREAWDKLVGIPGGKRAFSFLVGRAARYTATINPRVLEVRQGYARVSMADTPGVRNPFRSVHAVALTNLAELAGNLAVAYSLPVDARFIVAGFTVEFHKKARGTIIAEGEASAISSSEKREYAIPVTMKDKAGDVVATATLRTLVGPKKS; this is encoded by the coding sequence ATGCTCTCCGAGACCGTGGGCAGTCTGAAGAACGCGCTGAGCGTGGAGGCGCCGGGCCGCAACTTCATCCGCGAAGCCTGGGACAAGCTCGTGGGCATCCCCGGCGGCAAGCGGGCGTTCAGCTTCCTCGTGGGTCGCGCGGCGCGCTACACCGCCACCATCAACCCGCGCGTGCTCGAGGTGCGCCAGGGCTACGCGCGCGTGTCGATGGCGGACACGCCGGGCGTGCGCAACCCCTTCCGCAGCGTTCACGCGGTGGCGCTCACCAACCTCGCCGAGCTCGCGGGCAACCTGGCCGTGGCCTATTCGCTTCCGGTGGACGCGCGCTTCATCGTCGCGGGCTTCACCGTCGAGTTCCACAAGAAGGCGCGCGGCACGATCATCGCCGAGGGCGAGGCCAGCGCGATCTCCTCGAGCGAGAAGCGCGAGTACGCGATCCCCGTCACCATGAAGGACAAGGCCGGCGACGTGGTGGCCACGGCCACGCTGCGAACGCTGGTGGGGCCGAAGAAGTCTTAA
- a CDS encoding SDR family NAD(P)-dependent oxidoreductase: MIVLITGATAGFGAALARRFVREGHRVVATGRRNDRLQALRDELGEKLLPVALDVRDAAAVDRAVANLPGTFAEVDVLVNNAGLAIGLEPAQRADGAAWDEMVDTNVKGVLHCTRALLPGMVQRDRGHVVMLGSVAAEFPYPGGNVYGATKAFVHQLSLNLRADLLGTKVRVTCIEPGLCGGTEFSNVRFRGDDQKAAAVYAGTEPLLPEDIAETVHWVVSRPAHVNINVISMMPVCQAFGPLAVKRG, from the coding sequence ATGATCGTCCTCATCACCGGCGCGACCGCGGGCTTCGGCGCGGCGCTCGCCCGGCGCTTCGTGCGCGAGGGGCATCGGGTGGTCGCCACCGGCCGCCGCAACGACCGGCTCCAGGCGCTCCGCGACGAGCTGGGCGAGAAGCTCCTCCCCGTGGCCCTCGACGTGCGCGACGCCGCCGCGGTCGATCGCGCGGTGGCCAACCTTCCGGGCACATTCGCCGAAGTGGACGTGCTGGTGAACAACGCCGGCCTCGCCATCGGCCTCGAGCCCGCCCAGCGCGCCGACGGAGCGGCGTGGGACGAGATGGTCGACACCAACGTGAAGGGCGTCCTGCACTGCACCCGCGCGCTCCTGCCGGGAATGGTGCAGCGCGACCGGGGCCACGTGGTGATGCTCGGCTCGGTGGCCGCGGAGTTCCCCTACCCCGGCGGCAACGTGTACGGCGCCACCAAGGCCTTCGTGCACCAGCTCTCGCTCAACCTGCGCGCGGACCTACTCGGGACGAAGGTCCGCGTGACCTGCATCGAGCCCGGGCTCTGCGGCGGCACCGAGTTCTCGAACGTGCGCTTCCGCGGCGACGACCAGAAGGCCGCGGCCGTCTACGCCGGCACCGAGCCGCTGTTGCCCGAGGACATCGCCGAGACCGTGCACTGGGTGGTGAGCCGCCCCGCGCACGTGAACATCAACGTCATTTCGATGATGCCGGTGTGTCAGGCCTTCGGGCCGCTGGCGGTGAAGCGCGGTTAG
- a CDS encoding monooxygenase, whose protein sequence is MKLRALFAFAVLVAAGCSSSPSGSSGASSGAGTSTGATTSTTANSGTAGTTSTGGNSGTSTSTTSTGSTGTGSTSTTSTSTGGSSGSTGPYTFWADVAPILEQNCVTCHRSGAIAPFSLRTYQDAVDNAAQFPEAMDPTLAAAAGVDTMPPWPPDSSCNTYQHARSLTDTQRTILSTWATGGTPEGGPAPASGVIDVPDAGPALAHVDATLTMPGAYLPQLSPDDYHCFIVPWTASTTKYVTGLTVTPGNPKIVHHVIAYVAAPGDAAKYTALDTSDGGTAGYTCFGGAGADDSAGWLGTWAPGAVGGEFPAGTGIRVDPGSVMILQVHYNVLNGPGETDLTSVDLELADSVQKEAAVIPDLDPQWYSGNMPIPAGQADVVHTFTLDPTPFMSYVTSAIPNNTPFTIWSVGGHMHLRGVETSLDILRSGSSSNDACLLDIPHWDFHWQGMYTLNQPVVFNPGDQLSLTCHWNNTDANQPHYPDGGQMPAQNLNWGEGTQDEMCLGLLYVTAN, encoded by the coding sequence ATGAAGCTGCGCGCGCTCTTCGCCTTCGCCGTGCTGGTCGCGGCCGGCTGCAGCTCTTCGCCGTCGGGTTCGTCTGGCGCCTCGAGCGGCGCGGGCACCAGCACCGGAGCCACGACGTCGACGACCGCGAACAGCGGCACCGCGGGCACGACCTCGACCGGCGGCAACAGCGGAACCAGCACGAGCACGACCAGCACCGGCAGCACCGGCACGGGCAGCACCAGCACAACCAGCACGTCCACGGGCGGCTCGTCGGGCAGCACCGGCCCGTACACCTTCTGGGCCGACGTGGCGCCCATCCTCGAGCAGAACTGCGTGACCTGCCACCGGTCGGGCGCGATCGCGCCGTTCTCGCTGCGCACCTATCAAGACGCCGTGGACAACGCGGCCCAGTTCCCCGAGGCGATGGACCCGACGCTGGCCGCAGCGGCGGGGGTCGACACCATGCCGCCCTGGCCTCCGGACTCCAGCTGCAACACCTACCAGCACGCGCGCTCGCTCACCGACACGCAGCGGACCATCCTCTCCACCTGGGCCACGGGCGGCACGCCCGAAGGCGGCCCGGCCCCCGCGAGCGGAGTGATCGACGTCCCCGACGCGGGCCCTGCGCTCGCGCACGTGGACGCCACGCTGACCATGCCCGGCGCCTACCTGCCGCAACTCTCGCCCGACGACTACCACTGCTTCATCGTCCCCTGGACGGCGAGCACCACCAAGTACGTCACCGGGCTCACCGTCACGCCGGGAAATCCAAAGATCGTGCACCACGTGATCGCCTATGTGGCCGCGCCCGGCGACGCGGCCAAGTACACCGCGCTCGACACCAGCGACGGCGGCACTGCGGGCTACACCTGCTTCGGCGGCGCGGGCGCAGACGACTCCGCGGGCTGGCTGGGCACCTGGGCCCCGGGCGCGGTGGGCGGCGAGTTCCCCGCGGGCACCGGCATCCGGGTGGATCCCGGCTCGGTGATGATCCTCCAGGTGCACTACAACGTGCTCAACGGCCCCGGCGAGACCGACCTCACCTCGGTGGACCTCGAGCTCGCAGACAGCGTGCAGAAGGAGGCCGCGGTGATCCCCGACCTCGATCCCCAGTGGTACTCGGGCAACATGCCCATCCCCGCGGGCCAGGCCGACGTGGTGCACACCTTCACGCTCGATCCCACGCCGTTCATGTCGTACGTGACCAGCGCCATCCCCAACAACACGCCCTTCACCATCTGGTCGGTGGGCGGGCACATGCACCTGCGCGGCGTGGAGACCTCCCTCGACATCCTCCGCAGCGGCAGCAGCAGCAACGACGCGTGCCTGCTCGACATCCCGCACTGGGACTTCCACTGGCAGGGCATGTACACGCTGAATCAGCCCGTGGTCTTCAATCCGGGCGACCAGCTCTCGCTCACCTGCCACTGGAACAACACCGACGCCAACCAGCCGCACTACCCCGACGGCGGCCAGATGCCCGCGCAGAACCTCAACTGGGGCGAGGGCACGCAGGACGAGATGTGCCTTGGCCTCCTCTACGTGACCGCGAACTGA
- a CDS encoding PD40 domain-containing protein has protein sequence MRRTFIALVGLALASSSCNCGSGTATTGAHTTGASGSSGSHGATSGGSGSTIGSGAAAGSGAGAGTGTTGGHGAVTQLVIAPDPGQVDVYANAGSTTFTATATFADGSHALVSPDWSFDRGDLATIDGTGTLTAVGQLGGDGTLTASYGGVSATDPVSVVLHMVANPANLSASDQALFDTPDTNASGTLLYPYDKTVFAKGLLAPELMWSGGNSGDSYRVHLSEHDFDAVLYVSADPPSDVPVPQDVWDTLTNVNGGDPVTLELERLSGGAAHAAMTESWTIAPGSLRGSIYYWAVNKGQLMKITPGSATPTVVFDSGDNTQLGTPAPTNYDGYSPPWSTGGNGKRCVACHTVSKDGSTAVAIFERKDSAPSPWGTIDLTAATPGVVQVQPYDRNTLFLGLTPDGMYAVENDIDFSMHLYDAHLGTELSSALDSMTLNADPAFSPDGTKLAYASSVTGSYPVEYSRADLSVMDFTASSASFSNARTIVSGGSEAVAFPSFSPDSNWVFYQYGDYSRAKYGTNQTGHDDLYVTDVAGTVGPLLLANASGANLDVRNQQRSYQPTVNPISVGGYTWVVFVSPRDYGNKMLSTSDATYENNKQLWVAAIDANPQPGTDPSHPAFWLPGQDLTTINMSGYWALEACHDTGGSCTQGFECCSGYCNVSNEIGTCGTGPTGGGCSQIGDACQTDANCCGSNSSCVGGFCAVKFQ, from the coding sequence ATGCGTCGCACCTTCATCGCCCTCGTGGGCCTCGCGTTGGCCAGCTCGAGCTGCAACTGCGGCTCTGGAACGGCCACGACTGGCGCACATACGACCGGCGCCTCGGGCTCGAGCGGCAGCCACGGCGCGACCAGCGGCGGATCCGGATCCACGATCGGATCCGGCGCGGCCGCAGGATCCGGTGCTGGCGCGGGAACGGGCACGACCGGGGGCCACGGCGCGGTGACGCAGCTGGTGATCGCGCCGGATCCGGGCCAGGTCGACGTCTACGCGAACGCGGGCTCCACCACCTTCACCGCGACCGCGACGTTTGCCGACGGCTCGCACGCGCTGGTCTCGCCCGACTGGAGCTTCGATCGCGGCGACCTCGCGACCATCGACGGCACGGGCACGCTCACCGCCGTGGGCCAGCTCGGCGGCGACGGCACGCTCACCGCGAGCTACGGCGGCGTGAGCGCTACGGATCCGGTCTCGGTGGTGCTGCACATGGTGGCGAATCCGGCCAACCTCTCGGCCTCGGACCAGGCGCTCTTCGACACGCCCGACACGAACGCCTCGGGCACCCTGCTCTACCCGTACGACAAGACGGTCTTCGCCAAGGGCCTGCTCGCGCCAGAGCTGATGTGGAGCGGCGGCAATTCGGGCGACAGCTACCGGGTGCACTTGAGTGAGCACGACTTCGACGCGGTGCTCTACGTGAGCGCAGATCCGCCGAGCGATGTGCCCGTGCCGCAAGACGTCTGGGACACGCTCACCAACGTGAACGGCGGCGATCCGGTGACGCTGGAGCTCGAGCGGCTCTCGGGCGGCGCGGCGCACGCGGCCATGACCGAGAGCTGGACCATCGCCCCGGGCAGCCTGCGCGGCTCGATATATTACTGGGCGGTTAACAAGGGCCAGCTCATGAAAATCACCCCGGGCTCGGCGACGCCCACCGTGGTCTTCGATTCCGGCGACAACACCCAGCTCGGCACGCCCGCGCCGACGAACTACGACGGCTATTCGCCGCCCTGGAGCACCGGCGGCAACGGCAAGCGCTGCGTGGCCTGCCACACCGTGAGCAAGGACGGCTCGACGGCGGTGGCCATCTTCGAGCGCAAGGACTCGGCGCCCAGCCCGTGGGGGACGATCGATCTCACCGCCGCGACGCCCGGCGTGGTGCAGGTGCAGCCCTACGATCGCAACACGCTCTTCCTGGGCCTCACGCCCGACGGCATGTACGCGGTGGAGAACGACATCGACTTCTCCATGCACCTCTACGACGCGCACCTGGGCACGGAGCTCTCCAGCGCGCTCGATTCGATGACGCTCAACGCCGACCCGGCCTTCTCGCCCGACGGCACCAAGCTGGCGTACGCGAGCAGCGTCACGGGCAGCTATCCCGTCGAGTATTCGCGCGCGGACCTGAGCGTGATGGACTTCACGGCGTCGAGCGCGAGCTTCTCCAACGCGCGCACGATCGTGTCGGGCGGCAGCGAGGCGGTGGCGTTCCCGAGCTTCTCGCCGGACTCGAACTGGGTCTTCTACCAATACGGCGACTACAGCCGCGCCAAGTACGGCACCAACCAGACCGGCCATGACGACCTCTACGTGACCGACGTGGCCGGTACAGTCGGGCCGCTGCTCCTCGCCAACGCGAGCGGCGCGAACCTGGACGTCCGCAACCAGCAGCGCAGCTACCAGCCCACGGTGAACCCGATCTCCGTGGGCGGGTACACCTGGGTGGTCTTCGTGAGCCCGCGCGACTACGGCAACAAGATGCTCTCCACGAGCGACGCGACCTACGAGAACAACAAGCAGCTCTGGGTCGCCGCCATCGACGCGAACCCGCAGCCCGGCACCGACCCCAGCCACCCGGCGTTCTGGCTGCCGGGCCAGGACCTGACGACCATCAACATGAGCGGCTATTGGGCGCTCGAGGCCTGCCACGACACGGGCGGGAGCTGCACGCAGGGCTTCGAGTGCTGCTCGGGCTATTGCAACGTGAGCAACGAGATTGGCACGTGCGGCACGGGGCCGACGGGCGGTGGGTGCTCGCAGATCGGCGACGCGTGTCAGACCGACGCGAACTGCTGCGGCAGCAACTCCAGCTGCGTGGGCGGCTTCTGCGCGGTGAAGTTCCAGTAG
- a CDS encoding DNA-binding response regulator has protein sequence MSENASPRVAIAGIEGALGSLLRDVLADLNAELVALGQSHADLVFVEFARAPALEERVATAKAIAPEAEVVVLLPFGDEQHALEALLAGADATFALGSPLRAFRDMLTALLRKPKRAGAVGRA, from the coding sequence ATGAGTGAGAACGCGTCCCCGCGGGTGGCCATCGCCGGCATCGAGGGCGCGCTCGGGAGCCTGCTGCGCGACGTGCTCGCCGACCTGAACGCCGAGCTGGTGGCCCTGGGGCAATCGCACGCGGATCTGGTGTTCGTGGAGTTCGCGCGCGCGCCCGCGCTCGAGGAGCGGGTGGCGACGGCGAAGGCCATCGCGCCCGAGGCGGAGGTGGTCGTGCTCCTGCCCTTCGGCGACGAGCAGCACGCGCTCGAAGCCCTGCTCGCCGGCGCCGACGCGACGTTCGCGCTCGGCTCGCCGCTGCGCGCCTTCCGGGACATGCTCACGGCGCTGCTCCGCAAGCCCAAGCGCGCGGGCGCGGTCGGTCGCGCGTGA
- a CDS encoding sigma-54-dependent Fis family transcriptional regulator, with protein sequence MQRRRVLVVDDSLEMARLLADQLGDLGYEVAMATGGEGAALLLERDVFDAVITDLRMEKVDGFDLLELARKLDPPPPVLIMTAFGAVESAVEAMRRGAFHYFTKPFRLEEVRLSLERALEARRMLDENRTLRRLARARSGLQALVGASQAMRALYETIERAAHSAAPVLLRGESGSGKELVARALHLEGPRASAPFVAVNCTALPASLLESELFGHLKGAFTGASAPRRGLFVEAHGGTLFLDEIGDMPAELQAKLLRVLETGEVRAVGSDEVRTVDVRIVAATHQDLEKKIRDGSFRQDLFYRLNVVPIRLPSLRERREDIPRLAAHFLARSRERNPRSPVERLGSEALQLLGGLTWPGNVRELENLVERAVVLGGTAELDRALLERLLNEGASEPASFSRERLMPLRQMEDEYIRWVLASCEGNKTRAAEILGIDVSTIHRRERERRDEKD encoded by the coding sequence ATGCAGCGTAGGCGGGTGCTGGTGGTGGACGACAGCCTGGAGATGGCGCGGCTCCTCGCCGACCAGCTCGGCGACCTGGGCTACGAGGTGGCCATGGCCACCGGCGGCGAGGGCGCGGCCCTGCTGCTCGAGCGCGACGTGTTCGATGCGGTGATCACCGATCTGCGCATGGAGAAGGTGGACGGCTTCGACCTCCTGGAGCTCGCGCGCAAGCTCGACCCGCCGCCGCCGGTGCTGATCATGACCGCCTTCGGCGCGGTGGAGAGCGCGGTGGAGGCCATGCGCCGCGGGGCGTTCCACTACTTCACCAAGCCGTTCCGGCTCGAAGAGGTCCGGCTCTCGCTCGAGCGCGCGCTCGAGGCCCGGCGGATGCTCGACGAGAACCGCACCCTGCGCCGGCTCGCCCGGGCGCGCTCCGGGCTCCAAGCCCTGGTGGGCGCGAGCCAGGCCATGCGCGCGCTCTACGAGACCATCGAGCGGGCGGCGCACTCGGCGGCGCCGGTGCTGCTGCGCGGCGAGAGCGGCTCGGGCAAGGAGCTGGTAGCGCGGGCGCTGCACCTCGAGGGACCGCGGGCGTCGGCGCCGTTCGTGGCCGTGAACTGCACCGCGCTGCCCGCGTCGCTCCTGGAGAGCGAGCTCTTCGGCCACCTCAAGGGCGCGTTCACGGGCGCCAGCGCGCCGCGGCGCGGGCTCTTCGTCGAGGCCCACGGGGGCACGCTCTTCCTCGACGAGATCGGCGACATGCCCGCCGAGCTCCAGGCCAAGCTCCTGCGCGTGCTGGAGACGGGCGAGGTGCGCGCGGTGGGCTCCGACGAGGTGCGCACCGTGGACGTGCGCATCGTCGCGGCCACGCACCAGGATCTGGAGAAGAAGATCCGCGACGGCAGCTTCCGCCAGGACCTCTTCTATCGATTGAACGTGGTGCCCATCCGCTTGCCGTCGCTGCGCGAGCGTCGCGAGGACATTCCTCGACTGGCCGCGCACTTCCTGGCGCGCTCGCGCGAGCGCAACCCGCGCAGCCCGGTGGAGCGGCTCGGCTCCGAAGCGCTGCAGCTCCTGGGCGGGCTCACCTGGCCGGGCAACGTGCGCGAGCTGGAAAATCTGGTCGAGCGCGCGGTGGTGCTCGGCGGGACGGCGGAGCTCGACCGGGCGCTGCTGGAGCGGCTGCTGAACGAGGGCGCTTCGGAGCCGGCGTCGTTCTCGCGGGAGCGGCTGATGCCGCTGCGGCAGATGGAGGACGAGTACATCCGCTGGGTGCTCGCCTCCTGCGAGGGCAACAAGACGCGCGCCGCGGAGATCCTCGGCATCGACGTCTCGACGATTCACCGCCGCGAGCGCGAGCGCCGCGACGAGAAGGACTGA
- a CDS encoding PAS domain-containing protein, whose translation MRTWWVAGVMLGVLALVGLGTRLVVTRSHDAQVAQLETETRAGLTEAARSASADLDDLSDVLHLTDELMASGGQAREHERELHAILEAVGNVRVMATYSADGQEALYLPDHNSPPEFSSVPFRPAMAATAGRALGLADGRIAVSSMIAGAPSGWLRVFASRFGSPGGPAGAVAVLVDTEPMFSGLRVVGSRADTEQLVLGPNFKVARSTSPAVAAAFASREQLGVPRFAAAFTNLAAGLPGTEVLSSAEAARLGLPASERILGSLPVPMKNGPSWSAVVLASTASVRQNENRLVVQLWLGAAVAVAVLLGVGAYVAASTRRSAALKQTRLHVEELARVNERTQSILDHIPAGVVALSEAGSVLAVNKVLRERSGAAAGATLRSVFAQADEASLARLHALVQAALAAGQVQSLLGEALSLFGSQGHYRVHAVPLHRGDPEVRIVLVLEDLSSLHALQAQLIQAEKLATVGVLAAGIAHEIGTPLGVVRGRAEYVASKLGEGHSQAGSIQVIVEQIDRVSRTIRQLLDFARVKPATPRSVAVGPALRAAEELLGIEARRRGVELGLAVEEGVPAVSADPDQLQQVLINLALNALDASERGSKVTLGAAAEGAAGVCLWVRDAGAGIPAENLHRVFDPFFTTKKRGQGTGLGLTMVAEIVRNHGGHLEVQSAVGQGTSVTLHWPAAADEEAGHAA comes from the coding sequence ATGCGCACGTGGTGGGTGGCCGGGGTGATGCTGGGCGTGTTGGCCCTGGTGGGCCTGGGGACCCGTCTGGTCGTCACCCGGTCGCACGACGCGCAGGTCGCTCAGCTCGAGACCGAGACCCGCGCCGGCCTCACCGAGGCCGCGCGCAGCGCCTCCGCCGACCTCGACGATCTCAGCGACGTGCTCCACCTCACCGACGAGCTCATGGCCTCGGGCGGCCAGGCCCGCGAGCACGAGCGCGAGCTGCACGCGATCCTCGAGGCGGTGGGCAACGTGCGCGTGATGGCCACCTACTCCGCCGATGGGCAGGAGGCCCTGTACCTGCCGGATCACAACTCGCCGCCGGAGTTCTCGAGCGTGCCCTTCCGTCCGGCGATGGCGGCCACCGCGGGGCGCGCGCTGGGGCTCGCCGACGGGCGCATCGCCGTGTCCTCGATGATCGCCGGCGCGCCGAGCGGCTGGCTGCGGGTCTTCGCCTCGCGCTTCGGCTCGCCGGGTGGTCCCGCGGGCGCGGTGGCGGTGCTGGTGGACACCGAGCCCATGTTCTCCGGGCTGCGCGTGGTGGGCTCCCGCGCGGACACGGAGCAGCTGGTGCTGGGGCCCAACTTCAAGGTCGCGCGCTCCACCTCGCCCGCGGTGGCCGCGGCCTTCGCCTCGCGCGAGCAGCTCGGCGTGCCCCGGTTCGCTGCGGCGTTCACCAACCTGGCGGCCGGGCTGCCGGGCACCGAAGTGCTCTCGAGCGCAGAGGCCGCGCGGCTCGGGCTCCCGGCGTCGGAGCGGATCCTCGGCTCCCTGCCCGTGCCCATGAAGAACGGCCCGAGCTGGTCGGCGGTGGTGCTCGCCTCGACGGCGTCCGTGCGCCAGAACGAAAATCGATTGGTGGTGCAGCTCTGGCTCGGGGCGGCGGTGGCGGTGGCGGTGCTGCTTGGGGTGGGCGCCTACGTGGCGGCGTCCACGCGGCGGAGCGCGGCGTTGAAGCAGACCCGGCTCCACGTGGAGGAGCTGGCCCGCGTGAACGAGCGCACCCAGAGCATCCTCGATCACATCCCGGCCGGGGTGGTGGCGCTCTCCGAGGCGGGCTCCGTGCTGGCGGTGAACAAGGTCCTGCGCGAGCGCTCGGGCGCGGCCGCGGGTGCCACCTTGCGAAGCGTGTTCGCCCAGGCCGACGAGGCCAGCCTGGCGCGGCTCCACGCGCTGGTGCAGGCCGCGCTCGCTGCGGGTCAGGTGCAGAGCCTCCTGGGCGAGGCGCTCTCGCTCTTCGGAAGTCAGGGGCACTACCGCGTGCACGCCGTGCCCTTGCACCGCGGCGATCCGGAAGTGCGCATCGTGCTCGTGCTCGAGGACCTCTCCAGCCTGCACGCGCTGCAGGCGCAGCTCATCCAGGCCGAGAAGCTCGCCACCGTGGGCGTGCTCGCGGCGGGCATCGCTCACGAGATCGGCACGCCGCTGGGCGTGGTGCGCGGCCGCGCGGAGTACGTGGCCTCCAAGCTGGGCGAGGGCCACTCGCAGGCGGGCAGCATCCAGGTGATCGTGGAGCAGATCGATCGCGTGTCGCGCACCATCCGCCAGCTCCTGGACTTCGCGCGCGTGAAGCCGGCCACGCCCCGCAGCGTCGCGGTGGGCCCGGCGCTGCGCGCGGCCGAGGAGTTGCTCGGCATCGAGGCCCGGCGGCGCGGCGTGGAGCTGGGCCTCGCCGTCGAGGAGGGCGTGCCCGCCGTCTCGGCCGACCCCGACCAGCTCCAGCAGGTGCTCATCAACCTCGCCCTCAATGCCCTCGACGCCAGCGAGCGCGGGAGCAAGGTGACGCTGGGCGCAGCGGCCGAGGGCGCGGCGGGCGTATGTCTCTGGGTGCGCGACGCGGGCGCGGGGATCCCGGCGGAGAACCTGCACCGCGTGTTCGACCCGTTCTTCACCACCAAGAAGCGCGGGCAGGGCACGGGCCTGGGCCTGACGATGGTCGCGGAGATCGTGCGCAACCACGGCGGCCACCTGGAAGTGCAGAGCGCCGTGGGACAGGGCACGTCGGTGACCCTGCACTGGCCCGCAGCGGCCGACGAGGAGGCCGGGCATGCAGCGTAG
- a CDS encoding YkgJ family cysteine cluster protein, whose amino-acid sequence MPSFDCQSCGACCCNSDENRAEGYPWYVELDDARSRLLRDDDLRKRYVVQDPQGVPHLRLDPSGRCAALRGKLGKSVTCAVYADRPRGCRRVMPGDAQCLKARVQRGIDPAN is encoded by the coding sequence GTGCCGAGCTTCGACTGCCAGTCCTGCGGCGCCTGCTGCTGCAACTCCGACGAGAACCGCGCCGAGGGCTACCCCTGGTACGTGGAGCTCGACGACGCCCGCTCGCGGCTCCTGCGCGATGACGATCTGCGCAAGCGCTATGTGGTCCAGGATCCGCAGGGCGTGCCACACCTGCGCTTGGATCCGAGCGGACGCTGCGCGGCCCTGCGCGGCAAGCTGGGCAAGAGCGTCACCTGCGCGGTGTATGCGGATCGGCCGCGCGGCTGCCGACGGGTGATGCCCGGCGACGCGCAGTGCCTGAAGGCGCGTGTGCAGCGCGGGATTGATCCGGCGAACTAG
- a CDS encoding SCO family protein — protein sequence MAPRRAIALCALLLVIAPPGARAAELPVMWPVPAFDFTDQDGHRFTDHELRGKVWIGDYIYTTCTSACPILTAHLRMLQRKLDGHAVSFVSFSVDPAHDTPAALKAYAARWHGDESRWRLLATKNAGALHAFATGMQTEVTASASPDDPVMHSERFVLIDAKGQVRGRYDSTSPEELAQLAVDAAALADAQHAPRSAVDASKSGRELADSLGCMACHASSKIAPPLEGLAGSMVELHDEAPAVADAVYLRESILDPSAKVVSGYLATMPSYKDHLTDAQVDALVAWLTSLGHAPKPPTDARTVAVDPVCHMKLSAGADTPHATVDGHAYHFCSETCRQAFLRDPARYARATDGGIPTR from the coding sequence ATGGCTCCGCGTCGCGCGATCGCGCTCTGCGCCCTGCTGCTGGTGATCGCGCCTCCGGGCGCGCGCGCCGCCGAGCTGCCGGTGATGTGGCCGGTGCCCGCCTTCGACTTCACCGACCAGGACGGCCACCGCTTCACCGATCACGAGCTGCGCGGCAAGGTCTGGATCGGCGACTACATCTATACGACCTGCACCTCGGCCTGCCCCATCCTCACCGCGCACCTGCGCATGCTGCAGCGCAAGCTGGATGGCCACGCGGTGAGCTTCGTGTCGTTCTCGGTGGACCCGGCACACGACACGCCCGCGGCGCTCAAGGCCTACGCCGCCAGGTGGCACGGCGACGAGAGCCGCTGGCGGCTCCTGGCGACCAAGAACGCGGGCGCGCTTCACGCCTTCGCCACCGGCATGCAGACGGAGGTCACCGCCAGCGCCAGCCCCGACGACCCGGTGATGCACTCCGAGCGCTTCGTGCTCATCGACGCCAAGGGCCAGGTCCGCGGCCGCTACGACAGCACCAGCCCGGAGGAGCTCGCCCAGCTCGCCGTGGACGCCGCCGCGCTCGCGGATGCCCAACATGCGCCGAGGTCCGCCGTCGATGCGTCGAAGTCGGGGCGCGAGCTCGCGGACTCGCTGGGCTGCATGGCCTGTCACGCGTCGAGCAAGATCGCGCCGCCGCTGGAGGGGCTGGCAGGCTCGATGGTGGAGCTTCACGACGAGGCGCCCGCAGTCGCCGATGCCGTGTACCTGCGCGAGTCGATCCTGGATCCGTCGGCGAAGGTGGTGTCCGGCTATCTGGCCACCATGCCCAGCTACAAGGATCACCTGACCGACGCGCAGGTCGACGCGCTCGTGGCCTGGCTCACCTCGCTGGGCCACGCGCCCAAGCCGCCGACCGACGCTCGCACCGTGGCGGTGGACCCGGTGTGTCACATGAAGCTCTCCGCCGGCGCGGACACACCGCACGCCACCGTCGACGGCCACGCGTACCACTTCTGCAGCGAGACCTGCCGCCAGGCCTTCCTGCGCGACCCGGCCCGCTACGCCCGCGCCACCGACGGCGGGATCCCGACACGCTGA